A region from the uncultured Macellibacteroides sp. genome encodes:
- a CDS encoding TolC family protein, whose product MKQYMLILFSLLLLFPYGMQAQEKPSQWTLKSCLDYALAHNIQVKKSKIALEESKVDTKTAKAQLFPSLSASVTQGLVNYPSNEVATNTSYSGNYSLNANLKLFDGGKRITAIKQQQLQNQVQELGIEQSEDDIEIAITQTYLQVLYAYESVRINENTVEVSKAQRDRSAELLTAGSISRTDLAQMESQLSTDKYQLIVAQTNLDNYKLQLKQLLELDISEEMKLQLPELSSNDVMVPLPDKQTVYQTSLSVMPQVKSSQMNISIAELETKKAKAGYLPTLSMNAGIGTGHLSGTDYSFGSQMWNKFNQSVGLTLSIPIFSNRENKSAVQKAQLAYQTSQLELLNTQKELLKTVEGIYLDATSSQNQYTSAMERLNSVELSYKLTEEQFYLGMKNTLELLTEKNNLLIAQQEVLQSKYMAIMSIQLLNFYQKKPIDINY is encoded by the coding sequence ATGAAACAATACATGCTTATCCTATTTTCGCTGTTGCTTTTATTCCCTTATGGAATGCAGGCACAGGAGAAGCCTTCGCAATGGACACTTAAATCGTGCCTTGATTATGCGTTGGCTCACAATATTCAGGTAAAGAAAAGCAAAATCGCATTAGAAGAAAGTAAGGTAGACACCAAGACGGCTAAAGCTCAGCTGTTTCCTTCTCTTTCGGCTTCTGTAACACAGGGATTGGTAAATTACCCTTCCAATGAAGTTGCGACTAACACCAGTTATTCAGGAAACTATAGTTTGAATGCAAACCTGAAACTGTTTGATGGTGGTAAACGTATAACAGCTATAAAGCAACAGCAACTGCAGAATCAGGTTCAGGAACTGGGCATTGAACAAAGTGAAGATGATATTGAAATTGCAATAACGCAAACCTATCTGCAGGTGCTGTATGCTTATGAATCTGTTCGCATTAATGAAAATACGGTAGAGGTCTCCAAGGCCCAACGTGACCGTTCTGCCGAATTGCTGACTGCCGGTTCTATTTCCCGGACAGACCTGGCTCAGATGGAGTCGCAGCTGAGTACGGATAAATACCAGTTAATTGTTGCTCAAACAAATCTGGATAACTACAAGTTACAGTTAAAACAGCTGCTTGAGTTGGATATTTCCGAAGAAATGAAACTTCAGCTTCCGGAACTGAGTTCGAATGATGTGATGGTTCCTCTTCCGGATAAGCAAACGGTATATCAGACATCTCTGAGTGTAATGCCTCAAGTGAAAAGCAGTCAGATGAATATCTCCATTGCCGAACTGGAAACGAAAAAGGCTAAGGCAGGCTATTTGCCAACCTTATCCATGAATGCAGGCATAGGAACCGGACACCTTTCAGGAACTGATTATTCTTTTGGAAGTCAGATGTGGAATAAGTTTAACCAGAGTGTCGGTCTTACCTTGAGTATTCCTATTTTTTCCAACCGGGAAAACAAATCGGCTGTGCAAAAAGCACAGTTGGCATACCAAACAAGTCAGCTTGAACTCCTCAATACCCAAAAAGAGTTATTGAAAACCGTTGAAGGTATTTATCTGGATGCAACTTCTTCTCAAAACCAGTATACCTCAGCAATGGAACGGCTTAATTCTGTAGAACTAAGCTATAAACTTACTGAAGAACAGTTCTATCTTGGTATGAAGAATACCCTCGAACTGCTTACTGAAAAGAACAATCTGCTTATAGCTCAACAAGAAGTGCTGCAAAGTAAGTACATGGCCATTATGAGTATTCAGCTTCTGAATTTTTATCAGAAGAAACCGATAGATATTAATTACTAA
- a CDS encoding histidine kinase, whose amino-acid sequence MNELENKRPFQWLIHFAAWGVLFGLPFFFTGREAQSVTLESYLRFVIIPLSFMMVFYINTLFLIEKYLFTKKAWTFVLANVLVIAGAMLFVHLMMQYLPDPHIEKPRPPREWQDSFMFFLGNAILYLLVAGLSVAIKMTNSWYKVQADKKEIEKERAEAELKNLKSQLNPHFLFNTLNNIYSLIAFSPDRAQGAVHDLSKLLRYVLYENNQHFVPLEKELDFIRNYVELMRIRLPEQVKLETNITSGDSSGALIAPLLFISLIENAFKHGVSYSKPSFIHIFISPDSEGRMVCDITNSCFPKTEQDKSGSGIGLANLHKRLELLYPDKYVLQYGCEGETYRALLRLTLKEECL is encoded by the coding sequence ATGAATGAATTAGAGAACAAAAGACCTTTTCAGTGGCTGATACACTTTGCCGCCTGGGGGGTATTGTTCGGATTGCCTTTCTTCTTTACAGGAAGAGAGGCACAGTCCGTTACGCTTGAAAGCTACCTGCGCTTTGTAATTATACCTCTCTCATTCATGATGGTTTTTTATATTAACACCCTCTTTCTAATTGAGAAATATCTCTTTACCAAAAAAGCCTGGACTTTTGTATTGGCAAATGTGCTGGTTATAGCGGGTGCTATGTTGTTTGTCCATCTTATGATGCAATACCTTCCAGATCCTCATATAGAAAAGCCCAGACCTCCCAGGGAATGGCAGGACTCTTTTATGTTCTTCCTTGGTAATGCCATTCTTTACTTGTTGGTAGCAGGATTAAGCGTTGCTATTAAAATGACCAATAGCTGGTACAAGGTACAGGCCGATAAAAAGGAGATAGAGAAAGAACGTGCAGAAGCGGAATTGAAGAATCTGAAAAGTCAGCTAAATCCTCATTTCCTGTTTAACACGCTGAATAATATTTATTCGCTCATCGCTTTCAGTCCTGACAGGGCTCAGGGAGCAGTGCACGATCTTAGTAAATTGTTGCGTTATGTACTTTATGAGAATAACCAGCATTTCGTCCCTTTGGAAAAAGAGCTTGACTTTATCCGGAATTATGTTGAGTTGATGCGTATCAGGTTGCCGGAACAGGTAAAACTGGAAACAAACATCACATCGGGTGATTCTTCGGGAGCTTTGATTGCTCCGCTTTTATTTATTTCGCTTATTGAAAATGCGTTTAAACACGGAGTTAGTTACAGCAAACCATCGTTTATCCATATTTTTATTTCACCGGATAGCGAAGGCCGAATGGTATGCGATATAACTAATAGTTGTTTTCCTAAGACTGAACAGGACAAAAGTGGCTCGGGGATAGGTTTGGCGAATTTGCATAAACGGTTGGAATTACTTTACCCCGATAAGTATGTATTGCAATATGGATGTGAAGGAGAGACTTACCGTGCTCTTTTACGGTTAACATTGAAGGAGGAATGCTTATGA
- a CDS encoding ABC transporter ATP-binding protein encodes MNKVIIKLENIKRDFQVGEETVHALRGVSFSITEGEFVTIMGTSGSGKSTLLNMLGCLDTPTAGEYLLDGVPVRKMGKNERASLRNRKIGFVFQSYNLLPKTTAIENVELPLMYNPSYSASARRAKSINALEAVGLGDRLHHKSNQMSGGQMQRVAIARALVNDPVIILADEATGNLDSRTSYEILVLFQELNKMGRTIIFVTHNPEIAHYCSRNILLRDGHVISDSINTNILSAREALDKLPKNDD; translated from the coding sequence ATGAATAAAGTTATAATAAAATTAGAAAACATAAAAAGAGACTTTCAGGTGGGAGAAGAAACTGTACACGCATTGCGTGGCGTTTCTTTCTCTATCACCGAAGGTGAGTTTGTAACTATTATGGGTACAAGCGGATCCGGAAAGTCTACGTTGCTGAATATGTTGGGTTGTCTTGATACCCCAACTGCCGGCGAGTATCTTCTGGATGGAGTTCCTGTCCGGAAAATGGGAAAGAATGAACGGGCTTCGCTGCGAAACAGGAAGATTGGTTTTGTCTTTCAAAGCTACAACCTTCTACCGAAGACTACAGCTATTGAAAACGTTGAATTACCATTGATGTACAATCCATCTTATTCGGCATCTGCAAGAAGAGCCAAATCTATCAATGCTTTGGAAGCAGTAGGTCTTGGAGACAGATTACATCATAAAAGTAATCAGATGTCTGGAGGACAGATGCAGCGTGTAGCTATTGCCCGCGCTCTGGTGAACGATCCGGTAATTATTCTTGCCGATGAGGCAACCGGAAACCTCGATTCACGTACCTCGTACGAGATATTGGTTTTGTTTCAAGAATTGAACAAGATGGGAAGAACAATTATTTTTGTTACTCATAACCCGGAAATCGCCCACTACTGCAGTCGGAATATTTTACTGAGAGATGGTCATGTTATAAGTGATTCCATCAATACGAATATTCTTTCGGCCCGCGAAGCTTTGGATAAATTACCCAAAAATGATGATTAA
- a CDS encoding ABC transporter permease, which yields MNYTNLLKIALRALANNKMRGFLTMLGIIIGVASVITMLAIGQGSKKSIQSQISEMGSNMIMIQPGADMRGGVRQDASAMETLKLEDYEAILNETRYISAVSPSVNSSGQLIYGAKNYPSTVYGINEDYLFIRKYSVEEGDMFTEQDILSSAKVCVIGKTIVDNLFAGGESPVGKVIRFNKIPFKVIGVLKSKGYNSMGMDQDNLVLAPYTTVQKRVLAITHLQGITASALKEEYTEQAIEEVEDLLRRNHKLQLTDDDDFNIRSQQELSSMLTTTTDLMTVLLACVAGISLLVGGIGIMNIMYVSVTERTREIGLRMSIGAKGRDILAQFLIEAVLISVTGGLIGVIFGVGSSLMVNLLFRFPISIQAWSVALSFLVCTVTGVFFGWYPARKASDLDPIEAIRYE from the coding sequence ATGAATTATACAAATCTATTAAAGATAGCACTCCGGGCATTGGCCAACAATAAAATGCGTGGCTTTCTGACAATGTTGGGTATCATAATCGGTGTAGCCTCGGTTATTACGATGTTAGCCATTGGTCAGGGGTCCAAGAAGAGCATTCAGAGCCAGATATCTGAGATGGGATCCAATATGATCATGATTCAGCCGGGTGCTGATATGCGGGGAGGCGTTCGGCAGGATGCTTCCGCCATGGAAACCCTGAAGCTGGAAGACTATGAGGCTATCTTGAATGAAACCCGCTATATCAGCGCCGTTTCTCCGTCCGTTAATAGCAGCGGCCAGTTAATTTATGGGGCTAAAAATTATCCATCTACGGTATACGGTATAAATGAAGATTATTTGTTTATTCGGAAATATTCGGTAGAAGAGGGAGATATGTTTACAGAACAGGATATTCTTTCTTCAGCAAAAGTTTGTGTTATAGGAAAAACCATTGTGGATAATCTTTTTGCAGGTGGCGAAAGCCCTGTAGGGAAAGTAATCCGGTTCAATAAAATCCCTTTTAAGGTGATCGGCGTACTTAAATCAAAGGGATACAACAGTATGGGGATGGATCAGGATAACCTGGTGCTGGCACCTTATACAACGGTTCAGAAAAGAGTGCTGGCAATTACCCATCTGCAAGGAATTACAGCTTCTGCTCTGAAAGAGGAATATACGGAACAGGCAATCGAAGAGGTTGAAGATTTGCTGCGCCGGAACCATAAACTACAGCTAACGGATGATGATGATTTTAATATCCGTTCGCAGCAGGAGTTGAGTAGTATGCTTACAACAACAACCGACCTTATGACGGTTTTGCTGGCTTGCGTTGCTGGTATCTCTCTTTTAGTTGGAGGTATAGGAATTATGAATATAATGTATGTGTCAGTAACTGAACGTACCCGCGAAATCGGTCTCCGAATGAGTATTGGAGCCAAAGGAAGAGATATTCTTGCCCAGTTTCTTATTGAGGCAGTACTTATAAGTGTAACCGGGGGATTGATCGGGGTGATTTTTGGCGTTGGATCTTCCTTGATGGTAAACCTGCTATTCCGTTTCCCTATTTCCATTCAGGCATGGTCGGTTGCGTTGTCTTTCCTTGTCTGTACGGTGACAGGTGTATTTTTTGGCTGGTATCCTGCCCGGAAAGCATCCGATCTCGATCCGATTGAAGCGATTCGTTACGAATAA
- a CDS encoding transglutaminase domain-containing protein: MNKIHLLVLLTVIVLSGCSEKHFITDDSYRAQVEKDFLEKQTQLPNGDLFAVFNDSMTLQEKEALTFLYAYMPIGDLTDYDGDLYLRSVRSTFKAQSEMPWGDSIPEDIFRHFVLPIRVNNETLDESRIVFYDELKERVKNLSLYDAVLEVNHWCHEKVVYTPSDSRTSSPMASVKTAYGRCGEESTFTVAALRAVGIPARQVYTPRWAHTDDNHAWVEAWVNGKWYFMGACEPEPVLNLGWFNGPAYRGMLMHTKAFGRYNGPEEVMTVTANYTEINVIDNYAPTAKAFVTVVDAAGKPVEGADVEFKIYNYAEFYSVASKKTDAEGKSFLSAGKGDLFVWASKGNAFGYGKISMGKEEGITITLDKKPGFVTTFAMDIVPPVDGSIQTSVTEEQKQVNAKRLLEEDKIRNAYVKTFYTEEKADSLAKSLGIDPLKTADYLIGSRGNWKEIESFLSEASAEKRSMAMDLLGVISAKDLRDTPASVLLDHLNNTGANESLLFTSYILNPRITSEFITPYKKVLSAGFDSSFIKSVRENPQMLVKWVKDSIRIADDLNAQRIPVMPLGVWKSRVADTDSRDVFFVALSRSLGIPAQVEPVAGKVQYYHADRWIDVDFSGVSQENVKQGKVVASYKAIKALPDPQYYSHFSIAKINDDGKMQTLNFERSGSADMGLGNSWSGLLKTPLDIDEGNYMLVTGTRMANGSVLSNVTFFHVEAGKTTQIELVMRENTDDVQVIGSINAEASFKDASTGKDKTILATTGRGYFIVAILGARQEPTNHALRDLTQFAKEYETWGRSMVLLFPNEQQLKNFDAGEFKGLPKTITYGVDTNWGITSMLVKAMNLPSSDTLPIFVIADTFGRVVFVSQGYTIGLGEQMLKVIHKL, encoded by the coding sequence ATGAATAAAATACATTTACTTGTACTATTGACGGTGATTGTTCTGTCCGGATGCTCGGAAAAGCATTTTATAACAGACGACTCTTACCGGGCACAGGTTGAAAAAGATTTTCTGGAGAAGCAGACGCAGCTTCCCAACGGAGATCTGTTTGCGGTTTTTAACGACTCAATGACTTTGCAGGAAAAAGAGGCACTTACCTTTTTGTATGCTTATATGCCTATCGGCGATCTGACGGATTATGATGGAGATTTGTATCTGAGGAGTGTTCGCTCTACTTTCAAGGCTCAGAGTGAAATGCCATGGGGCGATTCCATCCCTGAAGATATTTTCCGTCATTTTGTTTTGCCAATACGGGTAAATAATGAAACACTCGACGAGAGCCGAATTGTCTTTTATGATGAACTTAAAGAGAGAGTGAAAAACCTTTCATTATATGATGCCGTGCTTGAAGTAAATCACTGGTGTCACGAAAAGGTTGTTTATACTCCCTCGGATTCGCGTACCAGTTCGCCTATGGCTTCGGTTAAAACGGCCTACGGAAGGTGCGGCGAAGAGTCAACTTTTACAGTGGCTGCTTTGCGGGCTGTAGGTATTCCTGCACGTCAGGTGTACACTCCACGGTGGGCACACACTGACGATAATCATGCATGGGTGGAAGCCTGGGTTAATGGTAAGTGGTATTTTATGGGAGCTTGCGAACCTGAACCAGTTCTTAATTTGGGTTGGTTTAATGGCCCGGCGTATCGTGGAATGTTAATGCATACAAAAGCTTTTGGCCGATACAACGGACCAGAAGAGGTGATGACTGTAACGGCTAACTATACTGAAATAAATGTGATTGATAATTATGCTCCAACAGCCAAAGCCTTTGTAACAGTAGTGGATGCTGCCGGGAAGCCTGTTGAAGGTGCGGATGTGGAGTTTAAAATTTACAATTACGCCGAATTTTATTCGGTTGCTTCCAAAAAAACGGATGCAGAAGGAAAAAGTTTTCTTTCTGCAGGAAAAGGCGATCTTTTTGTCTGGGCTTCCAAAGGAAATGCATTCGGGTATGGTAAGATTTCCATGGGGAAAGAGGAAGGTATAACCATTACTCTCGATAAAAAACCAGGCTTTGTAACAACCTTTGCCATGGATATCGTGCCTCCGGTTGACGGTTCCATTCAAACATCGGTTACTGAAGAACAAAAACAGGTAAATGCGAAGCGTTTGCTTGAAGAAGATAAGATAAGAAATGCCTATGTGAAGACTTTCTATACGGAAGAGAAAGCCGATTCGTTGGCAAAATCACTGGGCATTGATCCGCTTAAAACAGCCGATTACCTAATTGGAAGTCGTGGAAACTGGAAAGAAATTGAATCATTCCTTTCTGAAGCATCTGCTGAAAAGCGTAGTATGGCAATGGATCTATTGGGAGTAATCTCTGCAAAGGATTTACGCGATACGCCAGCCAGTGTTTTATTAGATCACCTGAATAACACAGGGGCAAATGAATCATTATTATTTACCTCCTATATTTTGAACCCACGTATTACCAGCGAGTTCATTACTCCATATAAAAAAGTATTGTCTGCAGGATTTGATTCGTCCTTTATTAAGAGTGTACGCGAGAACCCGCAAATGTTGGTAAAATGGGTGAAGGATAGTATCCGTATAGCAGACGACCTGAATGCGCAGCGGATTCCTGTAATGCCTTTGGGTGTATGGAAATCGCGTGTTGCCGATACGGATTCAAGAGATGTATTTTTTGTTGCCCTTTCCCGTTCTTTGGGGATTCCGGCACAAGTAGAGCCAGTTGCAGGCAAAGTGCAGTATTATCACGCTGATCGATGGATTGATGTGGACTTTAGCGGCGTCTCGCAGGAGAATGTCAAACAAGGAAAGGTGGTAGCTTCGTATAAGGCCATTAAGGCTTTGCCGGATCCTCAGTATTATAGTCATTTTTCAATTGCAAAAATTAATGACGACGGAAAAATGCAAACATTGAACTTCGAAAGAAGCGGAAGTGCGGACATGGGATTGGGTAATTCGTGGAGTGGACTTCTAAAAACCCCTCTTGATATAGATGAAGGCAATTATATGTTGGTAACAGGTACTCGTATGGCCAATGGATCAGTTCTTTCTAATGTTACTTTTTTTCATGTTGAAGCAGGAAAAACTACTCAAATTGAATTGGTAATGCGTGAGAACACCGATGATGTACAGGTTATAGGTAGTATAAATGCCGAAGCTTCTTTTAAAGATGCTTCAACCGGAAAAGATAAGACCATCCTTGCCACTACAGGAAGAGGTTATTTTATTGTTGCTATTTTGGGAGCAAGACAGGAGCCGACCAATCACGCATTGAGGGACTTAACCCAATTCGCAAAAGAATACGAAACCTGGGGGCGCAGTATGGTTCTGTTGTTTCCGAACGAACAGCAATTAAAGAACTTCGATGCAGGAGAGTTCAAGGGATTACCCAAAACGATCACTTACGGAGTGGATACAAATTGGGGAATTACATCCATGCTTGTAAAAGCAATGAATCTTCCCTCTTCTGATACGTTGCCCATTTTTGTGATTGCCGATACATTCGGACGTGTAGTATTTGTTTCACAAGGTTACACGATTGGTTTGGGAGAGCAAATGCTCAAAGTAATTCATAAACTATAA
- a CDS encoding efflux RND transporter periplasmic adaptor subunit — MNKKRIITGIVMVAVIAIGAYFFLSGDKSKGAMALEMGKTSLSSINTMVTATGTVEPITEVEVGTQVSGIIDKIYVDFNSQVKKGQLLAEMDRVTLQSELASKQSALASSKTEFEYQQKNYVRSKTLHEKNLISDTDYETATYNFQKAKNTYEGNQADLIKVKRNLGYATITSPIDGVVISRAVEEGQTVAAGFSTPTLFTIANDLTQMEVIANVDEADIGQVEEGQRVSFTVDAYPNDVFEGLVTQVRLEATTTSNVVTYEVVINAPNPDLKLKPGLTANVTIYTLERNNILTIPSKALRFVPDAALLEPIGISVTSEQPKLTAGKKLIWQKKGQVLQPKLVAVGITNGSNTEITEGLKEGEEVVVSLSSAAVQTEAPSAEKSPFMPQPPGSNKKK; from the coding sequence ATGAATAAAAAAAGAATCATAACAGGTATAGTAATGGTAGCTGTTATCGCCATTGGAGCATACTTCTTTTTATCCGGAGATAAATCCAAAGGAGCGATGGCTCTTGAGATGGGGAAAACATCTCTAAGCTCCATTAATACCATGGTTACGGCTACCGGAACAGTAGAACCTATAACCGAGGTTGAAGTAGGAACCCAGGTTTCTGGTATTATTGATAAGATCTATGTTGATTTCAATAGTCAGGTGAAGAAAGGACAGCTTCTTGCCGAAATGGATAGGGTGACTTTGCAAAGTGAATTGGCTAGCAAACAGTCAGCCTTGGCTAGCAGCAAAACAGAGTTTGAATATCAACAAAAAAACTATGTCCGAAGTAAGACCCTACACGAGAAGAACCTGATTAGTGATACGGACTATGAGACGGCGACTTATAACTTTCAGAAAGCGAAAAATACCTATGAAGGAAATCAGGCAGACTTGATAAAAGTAAAAAGGAATCTGGGGTATGCAACGATTACTTCTCCTATAGATGGCGTTGTTATTTCCCGTGCAGTGGAAGAGGGGCAGACAGTTGCTGCCGGATTTAGTACACCTACTCTTTTCACCATAGCCAATGACCTTACACAGATGGAGGTGATTGCCAATGTGGACGAAGCAGACATAGGTCAGGTTGAAGAGGGACAACGTGTTTCTTTTACAGTAGATGCATATCCTAATGATGTATTTGAAGGTCTGGTTACCCAAGTGAGACTGGAAGCAACTACTACCTCCAATGTAGTAACTTACGAGGTTGTTATCAATGCGCCGAATCCTGATTTGAAATTGAAACCGGGCCTTACCGCTAATGTTACAATTTATACACTGGAACGTAATAATATTCTTACCATTCCATCAAAGGCACTTCGCTTTGTCCCGGATGCTGCTTTACTGGAACCGATTGGTATATCCGTTACTTCCGAACAGCCTAAACTAACGGCGGGAAAGAAACTTATCTGGCAGAAAAAGGGACAAGTATTACAACCCAAGCTGGTAGCAGTTGGGATTACCAACGGAAGTAATACAGAAATCACAGAAGGATTAAAAGAAGGCGAAGAGGTTGTAGTAAGCCTTTCTTCAGCGGCTGTTCAGACAGAAGCTCCATCCGCAGAAAAAAGTCCTTTCATGCCACAGCCTCCCGGATCAAATAAAAAGAAATAA